CTGAGTGGCGGCGAGCCGCTCATCCGCCCGGACATCCTCGATATCGCCGCCCACGCCTCCGGCCGCGGCCTGCCCGTGGCCCTGGCCACCAACGGCACGATGGTGGACAAAGAGCTGGCCGGACGGATCGTGGCAGCCGGAGTTCGCCGGGTCTCGATCAGTTTCGATGGCTCCACAGCCGAGGTGCACGACTCTTTCCGCGGTCTGCCTGGCTCGTTCGAGGCCGCCCTGAAAGGCTTCCGCGCCCTCCGCGAGCTGGGCATGAGCATGCAGGTCAACTGCACCGTGGCCCGGCACAACGTGCATCAACTGGAGCAGATTGTCGCCCTGGCCCTGGAGAACGGGGCCGAGGCGCTGCACTTTTTCATGCTCGTGCCGGTGGGCTGCGGAGTGGAGCTTTCGCGCGAGATGCAGCTTCCGCCCGCGCAATATGAGGAAGTGCTCAACTGGATTTACGACAAGAGCGTGGAGTACCCGGCCCTTCAGCTCAAGGCCACCTGCGCGCCGCACTATTTCCGCATCGCCCTTCAGCGCGGCGGCGTGGAGGCCATGCGCGCCAAGGGCCACGGCCACGGGGCCATGCACAGCATGACCCGCGGCTGCCTGGCCGGCACGGCGGTCTGTTTCGTGAGCCACTCGGGCGAGGTGTTCCCCTGCGGCTACCTGCCCGTGGCCGCAGGGAACGTGTTGGCGACCCCGTTGGAGGAGATCTGGAACGAGTCGCATCTTTTTAAAGTGCTGCGCGACACGGGCAACCTCACGGGCAAATGCGGCCTCTGCGAGTACAAGACTGTCTGCATGGGCTGCCGGGCGCGCGCCTACGGCGAAAGCGGCGACTACCTGGCCGAGGAGCCCTACTGCGAGTACGAGCCGAAACGGCTGCGGAAGTAAAATATTTGCTTTCGTAAAAAAAATTCTCTTTTAAATTCCTATTGATAATCCTTTGTATATTTCCTACGCTTTTCCTCAAACGGTGAGGAATGTGTGGAAAAATTAAGAGAATTAAGGGATCCGATCCATGGCTTTATTAATCGCACGGAGCGCGAAGAAAGGATTATTGATACAGTCGTTTTCCAGAGATTAAGAGGAATTAAACAACTGGCCTTAGCTTCGCTGGTATATCCAGGTGCAATTCACACGCGTTTTGAACATTCTTTGGGCGTGATGCATATTGCTGGATTATTGGCCGAACAGCTACTTGTTAATCATGAAAAAGTGGACTTAATAAGACTTGCCGGACTTCTTCATGATATTGGGCATGGCCCCTTCTCCCACGTCTCAGAGGATATTTTAGATAAATATTTTGACCAATCAAAGATACAAGTCAAAGCAAAGGAAAAAATACATGAAAAACTAACTTGTGACATTATAGAGCAAAACAAAGAAATAAACGAATTGGTTGACAGACCTACTAAAAACAAAATCATTGGATTACTTGCAGGCACACAGGGAGAAATAATAGAGAAAAATATAATTTCAGGACCATTGGATGCTGATAAGCAGGATTATCTTCTAAGAGACAGCTATTTCTGTGGTGTCAAATATGGAATATTCGATTTAGAAAGACTTATAGGCACATTGACATCACATCACGATTCAACAGAACAATATTTAGCCGCCACTGAAGACGGAATTTACGCAATAGAACAATTTGTTATAGCAAAATACCACATGACAACACAAGTCTATAGACACAAAATAAGACTTGTGACAGATGAGATGATTATTCGCGCCCTAGAGTTGGGAATCGAGAAGGACGGAATAGTTTGGTTAAATAATTTGTACCGATACGATGGCTCCGAACAATTCATCAACAACTATTTAGATTGGGACGATAGCCGTTTAAGCGTGGCTCTGCTTTTCCCAATGAACGGGAAACAAGGTTATGCTACTGATATTTTTTGGCGATTAAGAAACAGAAATCTATTTAAGCGCGTATTTTCTAAAAACCTTAATGAAGTTGAGCCTGAACTGAGCTGGTCTCTATTTAAATTAAACCAGAAGAAGAAAAAATGCATTGAAGTCGAGGTGGCTGAATATCTATCATCAATGACCGGGCAAAAAGTAGATTGCAATCATGTAATTGTCAACTCGTTTGCATTTAAATCCGTGCGCGAACAATCTCGTAACAACGAGGGGTCAATTCTAATCCTCAAAGGAAGTGGACCCCAAAAATTCGAAGATGTATCCACCCTGTTTAGATCAATTAGCGAAAGCGAGAGCGATAAATTCTTACAAATATATGCCCCCGTAGAATTTAATGACGATGCCGACAAAAGACGCAAGAAACAGAAATATAATCAAGACATCGAACAATTGATAATAAGGTGTTTGCATCCTACTAAGCCGGAGGAATAAATGGACGCCGAAGAACTTGTTCTATTAATAATAAAAGAGAACGAAGGTTGTGTTCGTGGCAAGACGTTGTTGCAAAAAAAGGCGTACTTTGTAAACGAATTACTTCAAACGCAATTTGACTATAAGCCACATTATTACGGCCCATATTCAACCGAGATAGAAGGGGCGGTTTCTAATTTAAAAGCGCTTGGATTGTTACAAGAAAACGCCGTCGGATTTGGTTTAAACGGTGAAGGGTTTGAAATTAGAAGGTATGACTATATTCTAACAGGCGACGGAGAGAAAATCGTAAATCTTATCAAGGGAAACCTCGTAGAAGAATCAGAAAAAATATCAAAAGCGATTGAGTGTTTAAAAAGCGCAGGAGATAATGATGATTATTTTAAGCTTTCGATAGCCGCAAAAACGCATTTCATCCTGACTAAAAGAGGCATTGACATTCAAAAAGAGGGTAAAGATGGTATTGTTAAAGCAGCACATAACTTGGGTTGGGATATAAAACCAGAACTGGTTGACAATGCCGTCGAATTTTTATCCAAGCTGTATTCACTAAACAAATAGAAAAGCCTCCCATGCCCGGCCCCTTGATCCGCACCCTGCTCGCCCTGGCGGCCCGGCCCGCTTCCCTGGGCCGCAAGATCGTCTCCCTGGCTTTCGGCTCGGTATTATTCATCGTGGTCTTGCCGCTGCTCTTTTTCGCCCTGGGACGCGGCCTGCACCTGGAACGCCTGAGCGACAGTTGGCCCACCGCGCTCTACCGTGTCCCAGGCTGGCTCTTTTTGGCTGCCGGGGTGTGGCTGCTCGTGGCCGTGGTGCTCACCCAGTGGCGCTCCGGGGGCGGCACTCCCGCGCCCTGCGCCCCGACAGTCAAGCTCATCACCTCGGGTCCCTACGCCCTCTGCCGCAACCCGATCCAGCTCGGGGCCATGCTTTACTACCTGGGCCTTCTGACCCTCGTCCAGTCGCCGGCGCTCGGCCTGCTGGTTTTCATCGCCGGGGCGGTGCTCGGCACGCTCTACCACCGGGGTGTGGAGGAGAAAGAGCTGGCGATTCGTTTCGGCCCGGCCTACCTGGAATATAAAAAAAGCACGCCCTATATCTTCCCCCGCCTGTTCCGCCGCCGCTGAGTCGGCGCACGGTTCCCGGCCCCCAGCCGCTGACGACCCCAGTCTGGGGTGGAATGTCTGAGAGAAATTCTCATTCCGGCCGCCCGCTCTTGACTTCGGCCCTGTATTTGTTGCATCTCAAATAAAGAAGCTGTTATTTTATCAGTCCTTGGGCGGCAACGGGCTTTTTCTCCCTTGGGGAGGAGGTGGCAGCATGCGCACTGTTCTGCTTTCGCTTATCACTATGGCTCTGGCGCTGGGGGGCGCGGCCCTGGCCGCGGACACTCCGAAAAACATGCCCCTGAGCTTCAAGATGAAGGACATAGACGGTCACGAGGTCGACCTGGCGCAGTACAAGGGCCAGGTGGCGCTGCTGGTCAACACGGCCAGCAAGTGCGGTTTCACCCCGCAGTACGAGGGCCTCGAGGCCCTGTATGAGAAATACTCCGGCCAGGGGTTCACGATATTGGCCTTCCCGGCCAACAATTTCAAGGCCCAGGAGCCGGGCACGGACAGCGAGATCAAGCAGTTCTGCAGCATGACTTACAACGTGACTTTCCCGCTGTTCTCCAAGGTCTCGGTCAAGGGGGAGGATATCTGCCCGCTCTACGCCTACCTGACCTCGGAGAGCACCAACCCCGGGTTCGCGGGCGAGATTCCCTGGAATTTCACCAAGTTCCTGCTTGACCGTCAGGGCCGCGTGGTCGCGCGTTTCACGCCCCAGACCGCACCGGATGACTCGGCCCTGGTCCAAGCGATAGAGAAAGCCCTGACCGAGAGCAAATAGCATGGCTCCCCGCGCGCGGGGCCTGGGAGTGAAACAGTTTGAGCGTACATCCGGATACCGGTTCCACGGCGCGGGGGAGCGTCCCTCCCCTGCGCCATTTTGTTGCCGTGGCCGCGGCGAGCCTGTTCCTGAGCCTGCCTTTCCTGGGCAAGCCCGCCCTGTTCGACCCGGATGAGGGCTACTACCCCACCGCGGCCGTGGAGATGCTCGCCCGGGGTGACTGGCTCGACCCGGTTTTCAACGCCGAGCCGCGCTGGGGCAAGCCAGTGGGGATCTATTTCCTGCAGTGCCTTTCCGTTTCCGCTCTGGGAAAAAACGAGCTGGCCGTGCGCCTTCCCAGCGCCGCGGCGGGCCTGGGGCTGGGCTTTCTGTGCCTGCTGCTGGGGGCGCGCCTGTTCGGGGCGCGGGCCGGGCTGTACTCGGGCCTGGCCGGGGCCGGGATGCTCCAGTGCATAGTCTACTCCCGCAGCGCGGTGCCGGACATGCTGCTCGCCCTGGGCGTGGCGTTCGCCCTCTGGGGGTTCGCGGCCACGGACCTGGGCCGGAAGCGTTTCGCCGAGGCGAGGGCCGCCCATCTGGCGCTCTACCT
This genomic stretch from bacterium harbors:
- a CDS encoding HD domain-containing protein, yielding MEKLRELRDPIHGFINRTEREERIIDTVVFQRLRGIKQLALASLVYPGAIHTRFEHSLGVMHIAGLLAEQLLVNHEKVDLIRLAGLLHDIGHGPFSHVSEDILDKYFDQSKIQVKAKEKIHEKLTCDIIEQNKEINELVDRPTKNKIIGLLAGTQGEIIEKNIISGPLDADKQDYLLRDSYFCGVKYGIFDLERLIGTLTSHHDSTEQYLAATEDGIYAIEQFVIAKYHMTTQVYRHKIRLVTDEMIIRALELGIEKDGIVWLNNLYRYDGSEQFINNYLDWDDSRLSVALLFPMNGKQGYATDIFWRLRNRNLFKRVFSKNLNEVEPELSWSLFKLNQKKKKCIEVEVAEYLSSMTGQKVDCNHVIVNSFAFKSVREQSRNNEGSILILKGSGPQKFEDVSTLFRSISESESDKFLQIYAPVEFNDDADKRRKKQKYNQDIEQLIIRCLHPTKPEE
- a CDS encoding isoprenylcysteine carboxylmethyltransferase family protein, with amino-acid sequence MPGPLIRTLLALAARPASLGRKIVSLAFGSVLFIVVLPLLFFALGRGLHLERLSDSWPTALYRVPGWLFLAAGVWLLVAVVLTQWRSGGGTPAPCAPTVKLITSGPYALCRNPIQLGAMLYYLGLLTLVQSPALGLLVFIAGAVLGTLYHRGVEEKELAIRFGPAYLEYKKSTPYIFPRLFRRR
- a CDS encoding glutathione peroxidase, with the translated sequence MPLSFKMKDIDGHEVDLAQYKGQVALLVNTASKCGFTPQYEGLEALYEKYSGQGFTILAFPANNFKAQEPGTDSEIKQFCSMTYNVTFPLFSKVSVKGEDICPLYAYLTSESTNPGFAGEIPWNFTKFLLDRQGRVVARFTPQTAPDDSALVQAIEKALTESK
- a CDS encoding radical SAM protein — protein: MTDQMGHPGGHPHSAPFSGKGPDALGNQLRLVFWETTAGCNLSCRHCRRVDVFGSGLAPGDMPTESCLRLVDSVAVFAKPILVLSGGEPLIRPDILDIAAHASGRGLPVALATNGTMVDKELAGRIVAAGVRRVSISFDGSTAEVHDSFRGLPGSFEAALKGFRALRELGMSMQVNCTVARHNVHQLEQIVALALENGAEALHFFMLVPVGCGVELSREMQLPPAQYEEVLNWIYDKSVEYPALQLKATCAPHYFRIALQRGGVEAMRAKGHGHGAMHSMTRGCLAGTAVCFVSHSGEVFPCGYLPVAAGNVLATPLEEIWNESHLFKVLRDTGNLTGKCGLCEYKTVCMGCRARAYGESGDYLAEEPYCEYEPKRLRK